GCCGCCACGCCCAAAGGCAGTCAGGCGATGACTCTGTCGCCATGGGACCTCAACAGCACTTCGGCCGATGCCGCGCAATAACGGCGGCCCGACTTTGAGAAATAGCTTTGCACCTTCACTTCCATGCAGTACCAGCCGCCCATCGACGATGGCAGGAGTAGGGATGTTTTTTTTAAGAGTATTGAGGTATTTCGCACTTCTTGTCTTTCTGTTGCCCTTCGGTGTTCTCTCCGCCACAGCCCAGGAGAACGTTAGTTTGCGCGGCATGGTTACGGACCCCTCCGGAGCAGTGATTCCCGGTGCCACCGTTACCCTGACCTCTGCCTCCGCAGCGAAGTACACCGCGACTTCGGGTGCTGACGGCGCCTATCAGATTCGTGGAGTTCCGGCCGGGGTCTACCAACTCGGTGCATCCGCCGGCGGTTTTGCGGCCTACCTGCGACCGGGCGTGCAAATTTCCGCGGGAGCATCCCGTAGCCTGGACATCAAACTGCAGATTGAGTTGCAGCAACAGCAGGTCGAGGTTACCGACAACGGCGCGACACTCGATACCAGTTCGGAAAGTAATGCCAGCTCTCTCGTCGTCCGGGGCAAAGACCTGGATGCGCTCTCCGATGATCCCGATGAGCTATCGAATGAGCTGCAGGCGTTGGCGGGACCCTCGGCAGGCCCCAACGGAGGCCAGATTTACGTGGATGGATTTACCGGTGGCGACGTTCCTCCGAAATCCTCCATCCGCGAGATTCGCGTGAATCAGAACCCGTTCTCTGCGCAGTACGATTCGTTGGGATACGGGCGTATCGAGATCCTTACCAAACCTGGAACCGACAAGTTCCACGGGCAAGTAAACGTGAATGGGAATGACTCGTCATTCAATACGGCGTGGAGCCCGGTAACCCAAACCGCTACCACCCAGCCACCACAGCCCTCCTATCACTCCTCCATGGTGATGGCGAATCTAGGTGGGCCCATAAATAAGAATGCATCGTTTGCGCTCTCCTTCAATCGGCGGAGCATCGCCGACAATAGTCTGGTCAACGCCACCATCCTCGACAGCAATCTTCAGCCTGTCTCCTTCGTGAGCTTTTTGGGGAATCCCCGGACCCGGCTGGAGATCTCTCCGCGCATTGATTACCAGCTTGCCGCCAACAACACGCTCACGGCACGCTACGAGTACGAGTCCAGCTCCGAAGACAACAGCGGAGTGGGAGGATTCAGCCTGCCCTCTGTCGGCTACAACTCGAGTCAAACGCAGCACAACATTCAGGTAAGCGACACGCAGATTTTTGGAGCCCGGGTTGTCAACGAAACACGCTTCCAGTGGGTGCGCAGGGTGAATGCCCAGACTCCGCAATCCACCGCAGTGACGGTGTCGGTTGCAGGCTCCTTCAACAGCGGCGGCAGTTCGGCAGGCAAGCAGAACGACATACAGAATCATTACGAATTTCAGAACTATACATCTCTGGCGCTGGGCAACCACTCCGTGAAGTTTGGCGCGCGCCTGCGGGACAGGAGCGACGACAACACTTCCTACCAGGGCTTCAATGGAACTTACATCTTCACCTCCCTTTCCGCCTATCAGAAGACTGTGCAGGGGCAGCAGCAGGGGTTGTCGCCGGCGCAGATCCGCGCCATGGGAGGCGGAGCGTCGCAGTACACCAGCGTGACCGGAAATCCCACGGCAAAAGCAAATGTCTTCGATGCCGGCCTGTACGCGGAAGACGATTGGAAGGTGCGTCAAAGTGTGACGCTGAGCTATGGGCTCCGATTCGAATCCCAGAATGAGATTCATGACCACGCCGATTTTGGGCCGCGGGTCGGAGTTGCCTGGGGCATTGGCAAGAGTAAGACCGGTGCGCCGAAAGCAATTGTTCGTGGCGGTTTCGGGCTCTTCTACGACCGCTTTGCGTTATCCAACATCCTGCAGGCGCAGCGGCAAAACGGGATCAACCAGCAGATCATCAGCATTGCCGATCCAGACACGTATTCCTCCGGGTCGACGGGGAGTGCCGCAGTTTCTGTCACACCGTCTGCGACGAATTCCTCCGGTTCGGTTCCGGGCCGCTATCAGATCGATCCCAATATGCATGCTTCCTACACAATGCAGACCGGGCTCTCCCTGGAAAAGCAGTTGCATAAAAGTGCAACTGTATCGGTTACATACCTCAATGCCAGGGGAGAGGATGGCTACCTGACGCGCAACATCAATGCGCCGCTGCCAGGCACCTATAATTCGCAGGATCCCACCAGCGGGGTTCGTCCGAATGGTACGCTGGAGAACATTTATCAGTATGGATCGCAAGGCAGATTCAATCAGAATCAGTTGATTGCCAACGTGAACCTGCGGCCCTCAAAGAGCTTTTCTCTCTTTGGCTTCTATGCGTTCAGCCATGCCAGCGCGGATAGCAACGGCAGCAACTCCCAGCCTTCGCAGCCCTACAATATTCATGCTGATTATGGCCGTGCCGCTTACGACGTGCACCATCGCCTTTTTCTTGGCGGGAGCGCGACTCTGCCTTACCAGTTTGTGCTGAGTCCATTTATCGTGGCGAGTTCCGGGTCACCCTTCAACATCACGACCGGGACCGACCTCAACGGAGACTTTCAGTACAACGATCGTCCCGCCTTCGCGACCGATCTCACTCGCGCCAGTGTGGTGCGGACAAAGTATGGAGCTTTTGATACTGATCCGATCGCGGGACAAACAATCATTCCTGTGAACTACAAAGAGGGCCCGGCACGCTTTACCGCGAATCTTCGTGTCGCCAAGAATTTTGGCTTTGGTCCGAAGGTGGAGGGACGGGGAGGGTCCTCGGGAGGCCCCGGTGGCCCTGGTGGTCCTGGTGGACCTCACGGCGGAGGTCCAGGTGGGGGCGGAGGCTTCGGTGGGCCTCGGGGTGGCTTCGGCGGAAGTTCCTCTTCGAATCGCTACAACCTGTCGTTTAGTGTGCAGGCGCTCAATATTTTCAACATGGTGAATCTTGCCAACCCAACGGGCGTTCTCACTTCGCGTACTTTTGGCGAATCCAACGCCCTGGCAGGCCAGATCTTCTCCTCGTCGAGTGCTGTTCGAAGGATCTTCCTGCAAACAACATTCAGTTTCTAGAAGCGTTATGGTAGCTACCAACCCGTTTCGCAAAGACCCCATGCTGACCAAACGACCCTCTCCGGAGGGTCGTTTTTTTGCTTTTCGCTAAGAAGTGTTATTCCACGCGGGGCCAAATTGTGCGAAGCTGTATGCCCACAGGAGGTAACCCATCCCTGCTCGATCCCTATCGAGTATGGAAGAGGAATCATCCGGCCCTGAACCTACCGAAAAAACCAGAAAGACTTCGATTCATGGAAGATTCGAGAAGACCGAGCGCCAACTTTTCGGCGTTGCGATCTAACATCTTGGTTGCATAGACCACTAATGCCCAGAATGTTATAAACTTTGCAGCCGAGGAAGCTATTCGGTAAACACTCAACCGCGCAGCACCTTCGAAACATGTGCTGGCAGGCTGATGAAGAAGCTCTAGCCCCTTGAGATTTTGTGCATTCCTCGTTTCTGTAGTTTCTTTAGAACTCAACACCCGGCGCCGTCTTGAGTCCGTGTGTGCGTCATTCCAGAATGACCTCGTTTTTGTTCAAAGGAGCTCTGCATGCGTAACAACCCTCTGTCTCGCGTCAAAATCGGATCCATGGCGCGGCTTCTGCCAGCCGTCCTAATATTAGCCGCGACGCCTGCAGTGAAGGCGGCAACGGCCCCTATCGTCTTTTCGGGCTTGGAGTCTTCACCGTTTGGCGGAACCTTTCAATCGGCAACGAGCGCCGCGACAGATGCCACGGGCAATCTATACGTTTCCGAGCCTAACCAGAACCGGGTCAGCATGGTCGCGCCCGACGGAACTCGCACAGTTTTGTCGATTAGCGGCCTCAGTGCTCCCGTTGGCCTCGCTGTCGATTCCGGAAACAATCTATGGGTAGCAAATTCGGGAGCCAACAATGTAATTCGCCATCCGTTGGGTGGCGGTGGCGATGCGACTCTCAGTGGTTTTAGCACGCCCTACAACCTGGCGGCGGATGCTGCCGGCAACGTCTATGTCTCCAATGCGGCAACCAATACCGTTTCCAAAATCAGCGGTGGCGTCGTCACGCCGCTGGTATCGGGTGGCCTGGGTGGTATTCGCGGGCTCGCCGTGGATTCGGCGGACAATCTTTATATAGGTATCAGCGGCTCGGGACAGGTAGTGGATGTTTCCGCAACCACGGGTACCGTCAAGGGCACAATCACTCCCTCGTCCTCGTGCCAGGTCTTCGATCTCTCGGTGAATCCAACCGGGGATCTCTTCGTAGCCTGCGGCAACAAGTCGGTTATCTATCGCGTCCCGAATGAAGCCGGAATCCTGACAGTGGCCGATCAATCGGTCGTTGCCAGCAGTGCTATTCCGGGCAGCGCCGGAGTTCACGGACTGGCCTTCGGTGGTGGCACTCTCTATGCCACCAGCGGCCAGTCAATCGTGGATAAGATTCAACTCGACTCCGTCAATCTTGGCTCTTTCGCAATCAGTTCTCCCACCTCTACGCTGGCCGCGACTGCAACGCTGAATTTCTCAGCGATTACCACGTCATCGATCGGGAGTGTGGTTGCATTTTCTGAAGGCATAGCGCAGTCCAACCCGGCTGGGCCAGCCGATTACCGAATCTCCAGCACCGGAACCACCTGCCCGGTCAATGGCGGAAGCCTGGGCGCCGGCAGCACCTGCACCGTGACAATCACTTACTATCCAAACGGAGTTGGCGTTCGCCATGGCGGTGTGCTCTTCTCCGACTCTGGCAATCAGCAGCTCTTTAACCTTCCACTCTTCGGAATCGGCCTCGGCAGCAGGGTTGCATATGGGCCGAGTATCATCAATGCCTTTGATCCTACGGTCGCCGGGCAATCCCTCAACGGGCCGGTAGCTATCCAGGTAGATGGGGCGGGGAACCGCGTCGTCGTTGATATCCTGAACAACCGCGTTGTGAAGTTCGATCAGCAACTCACGACGGGTTCTGTCGTCGGAACGGGCCTCACGCTTCCTAATGGCGTCGCAATCGACGGGAGCGGAAATGTGTATATCGCAGATAGTGCTGCGGGCATCCTGATGGTTCCCAATGAAAATGGAACCCTCAATTCCGCCCATCAATCTGTCGTGACCACCGATGTGTCTCTGCCCTCAGGAATGCGTTTCGACCGCGCTGGAAATCTGTATGTCGCGGATGCCTTCAATAACCGGGTCATTAAGATTCCATTTGAAGATGGCAAGGTAAATGGGCTTCATCAGACGACGGTCGGCTCTGGATTCGTCCAGCCCAACGGTGTTGCGATCGATCCCTCCGGAACTGTGTACGTTGCCGATACAGGCAACAATCGAGTGGTGCGGGTTGCTCCCAATGGGGCCCAATCGACTGTGTCCATCGACATCGGTCAGATCAATAACCTGGCCCTGGAAGCGCCCGGCGATGTGACTCTGGACGCGGCAGGCGATCTATATATCTCTGACACCAACAACTACCGCATCATCTATGTCTCAGCCGATGGACTGGTTCAGGCCGTGGTGCCAGGTGCACAAACGCCTTCTCAACCGGGCTATGGCGCTTTCGGCGGCATCTGGATCGACCCAATTGGTTGGCTCTACATCCCGGACTTTCTGGCAAACCGGATCGAAGAGGTCCAGAATTTCCCATTCCCGCTCAACTTCCCGCTGACGCCGATTGGCGCCACCAGCCAGCCCCAGGTTATCCAGACCAGCAACATTGGAAACACCCCGCTGAGCATCAAGAAACTGAGCTTCCCGAAGGACTTTCAGCAGCAGTCCGTGGGCTCTGCGCCGGTTCCGGATTGCTCGGGCACTTCCACACTGGCTAGCGGTACAAGCTGCCTGATTGGTGTCGTCTTCCAGCCATCCAAGTCGGGGACATTCCAGGAAAATCTGAATGTCGTGAATGATGATCTCAACACCCCGCCGCCGTATAACACGGACGTCTTCCCGCTATCCGGGACCGCGCAGAGCATCCTGAGCGTGACTCCGCTGTCGCTCACATTTGCCGTAACACCGGATGGATCGGTTTCAGCGGCTCAGACATTAACCATCACAAACCTGACCAAGAGCTCCACTAGCCTGACCTTCAGTTTCACGGGATCGAATCCCAGCGACTTCGGGATTTCCTCCCAGACTTGCGGATCCACCTTGGCTGGCAAGACAAGCTGCACGGTCTCCGTGGTCTTTAAGCCGGTGCTGCCGGAGAATGGAGCTCGCTCCGCACAACTCCTGATTGCCAGCGGTGTTGCTGGCGGATCTGTCACAGTGGCTCTCAATGGCACGGCTACGATTCCTGCGCTTGTTGCGAGTCCAAACTCTTTAACCTTCCCGCCAACTCCGGAGTTTACGCAGTCGCAGATGGCGTTTACTCTGACGAACCTTACCTTTGTTCCGGTCTATCTCCGGTTCAGCACAACCTTGAACCCGGTTGCCTTCACTCCGCTTCCGAGTCCTGGCTGCAACGGTTTGATCGCAGCGAATTCATCGTGCACTGTAGGCGTTATCTTCCGCCCGACGGTATACGATCCAATCAATCCTGCTAACAATCTGCTGACCGATGTTTTGACTGTCTTAGGCAGTACGGATGGTATCAACTACAACTTCTCAACAACGGTGTCATTGGCTGGGGTTGTCACAGCGCCTCCGGCCGGCGTTGTTGCAGCACTCGGAAAGGTTCTGCCAAATGCACGAGTAACGCTCAGCCCATCGAACGTCAGCTTTGGGCAGCAGTCCCTCTTCACCGCAGCTTCCACAACCCTCAATGTAACGAACCACACTGGGCTGGCCAGCTACCTGTCTCTTACCGTTCCAACAGGTTACGCAGCCAACTCTTCGTGCCCGGCAGTCCTCAAGTCGGGAACATCCTGCCAGGTCACGTTGTCCTTCCGTCCGGATACGGCCGGATCGCACGACGGTTACCTGACCACAACCCTGATTCCGGTCAATGGTAGTGCAAGCCATTCTTCCCGGGTCAGCGTATCAGGCACAGGAAAGTAGGAAGCTGCTCCTTTACGTTGTAACAACTGAAAGGCCCGTTCCAATTCCGGAGCGGGCCTTTTTCTTTGCAGCGATAAGGCGGAATCGGCGAGCTGGACCGCGAATTCATTTCGCAGATCAAGTTCGGTTTGCTGGTTCGCACACCAGGCGTTGCTTGCGAGAGCTTATGGACGAAGCTTTGCAGTTCTTAGGAAGTCAAAGTTGCCGGAGCTGGAGGGTTGCAGATCTTCCAGCCTTCGATTGTGAATCATCACGGTGTCCAGATACCAGAGGTTGATCGATGGGAGATCCCTGGCAAGGATCTGCTGGGCCTGCTCGTAATCCCTGCGGCGCTGGTTCTGGTCACTGACTTTGGCCGCATCGTTCAACAACTGGTCGAGTGCGGGATTCAGATAGCGGCCGCGATTCGCACCGTGGGGCGGAAGGCTGGCGGTGTGGTACGCATAGCGGAAGATATCCGGGTCTTCATTGCCGCCCTGCCAGCGCAGCGTATACACCTGGAATGCGCCTCGGGTGATGTCTGCATAAAAGCTGGCAAACTCAAAGCTGCGTACTTCAAGCTCGATTCCGATCTGTCGCAGTTCCTGTTGCAGAATCATCGCCAGTAAGCGGCTAGTTTCATCGGTCGAGGTCTTCAGCGTCAGATGAAAACGAACTCCGTCCGGCCCTCTCTTGAGGCCAGCCTCATCCAGAATAGAGTTGGCATGTTGCGGATCGTAATCGTAGTGCGGAAGGTTGGGCGACCAGGCCCAATGGTCGGGTGGCAACAGGCTTTCGGCTGATCGCGCACGGTCCCTCCACAGTGAGTGAATGATAAGAGGGCGATTGATCGCATACGCGATCGCCTGCCGTACGCGCACATCGCGCAACGCAGGATCGCTGACATTGAAGGAGATGTAATTCAGGACCGTTCCCGGCTTCGTCTCCACGACAAGATCGGGCCGTTTCATCAGTGCATTGGTCATGTCTGCCGTTAGCGCATTGATGCAGACATCGGCGGAACCCTTTTCCATTTCCAGCGCACGGGTAATGGCATCCGGCACTACGGCAAAGCGGATGTGCTCGATATTCGGCTGTGGCTGCCACGAAGTGGAACTGCGCTCGAGTACGACCTCTTTGTCCTGCTCCATTCTGACAAAACGATAGGGACCGCTGCCCACCGGATGCTGGCCAAACTCGCGCCCGCTGCCTTCGGGCACAATGCCGATTGCGCCATCCGATAGATTCCACAGCAGGGCTGCATCGGGCTTCTTCAGCCGCACGATGACGGTGGTTGCGTCCGGAGCCTCAACGCTCTCGATGTTCTGGAAAGCGCCGGCCTTGGCGGTAATGATCGGGCCATGCAGAATGGTGTCCAGCGTCCATTTCACATCCCGCGCCGTAAGCAGACGCCCATCGTGGAAATGAACGCCGCTATGCAGATGAAAGATGTACGTCTGCGGGTTGGGAGTCTCCCAGCGCTCTGCCAGCCACGGCTGGACGTTGAAGTGTTCATCGCGCCGAACCAGCGCATCAAAAATCAGCGCATCGATGTGTTCGGATTGACCGTCGGTACCGATGCGTGGATCGAGATTCGCGGGACTGCTCTCGATCAGCATCGTCACGGTGTTGGGCAGCGGGGCGGGTTGTTTGCAGCCTGTCAGGCTCAAGGCGAGCGGGCCGAGGGCAACGAGCGCAAAGCCTGCTGCCAGCCGCTTCCGGTTATGCATAGGTGATCTGCCCCAGCAAAGCAGCTTCAGTGGCTCCCGTGGCCGATGGAACGTTGCCCGGCCTGTGATGCCATGTCTGCCACGCAAGCAGTGCGAACGCGGTTGCCTCCTTCGCTTGAGAGGGCAGTCCGAGATCGTCGCTGGTCATGATCCGGCAGTGAAGCGGCTCCAGTGTTGCGCGGAGCATCTCCACCAGCGTCGCATTCTGCGAGCCTCCACCGGAGAGCACATAGTCTACCGCTGCTCCCTGCATAAGCGGCTGGACAAATCTCTCATAGGCCAGCCCGATGCTGCGGGCGGTGAGCGCAGTAGCCGTGGCAACCGCGTCTTCCGGCTGCGTGCTGGCGCGAGAACAGAGCGCAGCAAATTTTCTGGCGTACTCTGAGCCAAACTCCTCGCGTCCTGCGGTCTTCGGCGGAGCGGCGGAAAAGAATGGCTGGCGCAGCAATGGAGTAAGAACCTCCTCCAGCACACGCCCCCGGGCCGCGATGTGTCCGCCGCGATCGAAGGACTGCTGAAAGAGAAGCTGCGTTACCGCATCGATGACCATGTTCGCCGGACCCGTATCAAAGGCGAGCACCTGAGAAATCCCGGCAGAGCGGGGCACTGCAGTAAGGTTGCCAATTCCGCCCAGATTCTGCAGTACGCGGCCTCGTTTTGCATCGCGGAAGAGAACGTAGTCCAGCAGCGGAACCAACGGAGCGCCCTGTCCTCCCGCCGCCATATCCGCCGGGCGAAAATTCGAGACGACAGGAACCCGCATCTCTCGCGCCAGCAGTGCCATCTCTCCAATCTGCCAGGTGCAGGCGAAGGTTCGCCCGGCATAGCGTTCGGGTTTGGCCTGGTGATAGACCGTTTGCCCATGGCACCCGATGAGTTGCAGCTTTACAGGGTGCTCTGCCAGCGTGCTTCGAACCGCCTCCGCATAGGTGATGCCGAGCCGCCAGTTGAGCCGCGCCAGCTCGGCGGTTGTGGTCGAACGAGCATCCATGGCGTCCAGCACGCTGCGGCGAAGAGCGGTGGAAAAGGGAAACGATACGTGCGCGATGAGCTTCAGGTCCAGCTCAAGGTCTGGGCCTGCACCCTTCGGCCGGATACGGACGAGCGCAACATCGACCCCGTCTGCCGAAGTGCCGCTCATCACGCCGGCAACGATCATCGGCTTGTCTGCAGATTCTGCTTGCGTGCGCCTCATCCCTGCCTCCGTGCGCCTGCTTCCTCCACTTCCGCCGTAAAACGTTTCGTCTCCTGGCGCAGGCGCTCCATGCGTGCGACGTTCAGTTGTGGTGCAACCTTTGCTACGAATTTACGCTTCCACCGGGCGAGCCTGCTCGCTGTGTTCGATATGCGCCGACGAAATGCCGCGGATCGCTCTGCCTCCGTGAGCAACGATTCAAAGGCGCGAAGGATGAGCGCTGGACTGTGGCATATCTCAATGCGATCGGTCCCTGCCAGCACGGCGGAGACGGCTGCCTCTTCTATCGAGGCGTGGCTGAGTATCCCGCCCATCTCCATGTCGTCCGAGAGAATCAATCCCCGGTAGCCAATCTTTTTCCGAAGTATATCCGTGATCCAGTATTTCGACACCGAAGCAGGTACGGGAGCGCCCTTCGTCGCAGGATAGCTCGCATGGGAGACCATCACCATCGGCAGAGCACTCGCGAGCTCGCGATAGGGAAGCATGTCCTCGGACCATAACTCGTCCCAGCTTCGCAGGATGCTGGGCGTTGCCTGGTGGGAATCCAGCGTGCCGCCGCCCAGCCCCGGGAAGTGCTTGCCGCATCCGATGGCGCCTGACTTCCTGAGCCCCTTGAGAAACGCCGCCGCATACGTGGCAACCTCTGCGGGATCAGGTGACGTGGTTCTCGTTTGCATGACCGCAGCGGATGCCGGCAATGCCAGGTCTAGGACTGGAGCGAGTGTTGTATTGAAGCCCAATGCGCGGACCTCGCGGCCAATCAGCTCGCCGTGACGCTCCGCCATAACCTTGGACCCGGTGGCCGCAACGGCTGAGGCCGACGGCATCGGCGCGATCACATCCCGCAGGCGATCCACCAGCCCTCCCTCGACATCGACGCAGCGAATGGCGGAGGCTGAGGACAACTCAGACACCGACGCCAGCAAATCTCGTGTCTGAGAAACATCCTCGATGTTTCTGCGAAAGAGGATGACTCCGCCGGGCTGCAGAAGCTTGATCCAGGCGCGTTCCACCGGGGTTAGCTGTGTGCCCTCAACGCCAACAATCAGAAGTTCTCCCACCAGTTGCCGCAGAGTCCTGGCCGCCATGGTTATGCCTTCTCCGTGCGCGAGCCCTGAATCTCGTTCTTCAGCTCTTCCAGCAGGTTGAGCGCCTGAAGCGGCGTGAGGGAATTGATCTCGGTCTGCTCCAGCCGGTCGACGATCCGCTGGGAGAGGGGAGTAAACATCGTCATCTGCAGAGGCGCTTCGGTTTCTACCGCAACGTTACGGCGTTCGGAGCGCTCATGCTGCCGCAGCACCTGCCTCGCCCTCTCCAGCACCGGGGAGGGGAGTCCGGCAAGCCGCGCAACTTCGATTCCATAACTCTTGCTCGCAGCCCCCGGTTCAATGGTGTGGAGGAAGATGATTCCCTTGGAAGTCTCCTTCACCGTCACGCGCAGGTTCTTCAAGCGGGGAAGCTGTTCGGCCAGCATAGTGAGTTCGTGGTAATGCGTGGCAAATAGCGTGCGCGCGCCTATCTCGGCATGCAGGAACTCCACCGTAGCCCAGGCCAGCGAGAGCCCGTCAAACGTGGCGGTGCCTCGCCCCATCTCGTCCAGCAGAATCAGGGAGCGCCGCGTCGCGGTGTTCAGGATGTTGGCCGTCTCCGTCATCTCGACCATAAAGGTGGATCGGCCGCGGGCCACATTGTCGCTAGCACCGATGCGTGTGTAGATGCGGTCCACCAGTCCCAGCCGCAGCCGCTCCGCAGGAACAAAGCAGCCCATCTGCGCCATGATCACCAGGAGCGCCGCCTGCCTTAAATAGGTCGATTTTCCGCCCATGTTTGGCCCGGTGATGAGCAGCAGGCTGGGGCCCTCCGTGTCGAGATAGAGGTCATTGGGGATGAAGCGGCCTTCGCCTCCAGTCTCCATCAGTCGCTCTACCACGGGATGGCGCGCGCCGATTGCCTCAAGGATCAATGCCTCTTCTATCTGCGGAC
This sequence is a window from Acidisarcina sp.. Protein-coding genes within it:
- a CDS encoding carboxypeptidase regulatory-like domain-containing protein, coding for MFFLRVLRYFALLVFLLPFGVLSATAQENVSLRGMVTDPSGAVIPGATVTLTSASAAKYTATSGADGAYQIRGVPAGVYQLGASAGGFAAYLRPGVQISAGASRSLDIKLQIELQQQQVEVTDNGATLDTSSESNASSLVVRGKDLDALSDDPDELSNELQALAGPSAGPNGGQIYVDGFTGGDVPPKSSIREIRVNQNPFSAQYDSLGYGRIEILTKPGTDKFHGQVNVNGNDSSFNTAWSPVTQTATTQPPQPSYHSSMVMANLGGPINKNASFALSFNRRSIADNSLVNATILDSNLQPVSFVSFLGNPRTRLEISPRIDYQLAANNTLTARYEYESSSEDNSGVGGFSLPSVGYNSSQTQHNIQVSDTQIFGARVVNETRFQWVRRVNAQTPQSTAVTVSVAGSFNSGGSSAGKQNDIQNHYEFQNYTSLALGNHSVKFGARLRDRSDDNTSYQGFNGTYIFTSLSAYQKTVQGQQQGLSPAQIRAMGGGASQYTSVTGNPTAKANVFDAGLYAEDDWKVRQSVTLSYGLRFESQNEIHDHADFGPRVGVAWGIGKSKTGAPKAIVRGGFGLFYDRFALSNILQAQRQNGINQQIISIADPDTYSSGSTGSAAVSVTPSATNSSGSVPGRYQIDPNMHASYTMQTGLSLEKQLHKSATVSVTYLNARGEDGYLTRNINAPLPGTYNSQDPTSGVRPNGTLENIYQYGSQGRFNQNQLIANVNLRPSKSFSLFGFYAFSHASADSNGSNSQPSQPYNIHADYGRAAYDVHHRLFLGGSATLPYQFVLSPFIVASSGSPFNITTGTDLNGDFQYNDRPAFATDLTRASVVRTKYGAFDTDPIAGQTIIPVNYKEGPARFTANLRVAKNFGFGPKVEGRGGSSGGPGGPGGPGGPHGGGPGGGGGFGGPRGGFGGSSSSNRYNLSFSVQALNIFNMVNLANPTGVLTSRTFGESNALAGQIFSSSSAVRRIFLQTTFSF
- a CDS encoding choice-of-anchor D domain-containing protein, giving the protein MRNNPLSRVKIGSMARLLPAVLILAATPAVKAATAPIVFSGLESSPFGGTFQSATSAATDATGNLYVSEPNQNRVSMVAPDGTRTVLSISGLSAPVGLAVDSGNNLWVANSGANNVIRHPLGGGGDATLSGFSTPYNLAADAAGNVYVSNAATNTVSKISGGVVTPLVSGGLGGIRGLAVDSADNLYIGISGSGQVVDVSATTGTVKGTITPSSSCQVFDLSVNPTGDLFVACGNKSVIYRVPNEAGILTVADQSVVASSAIPGSAGVHGLAFGGGTLYATSGQSIVDKIQLDSVNLGSFAISSPTSTLAATATLNFSAITTSSIGSVVAFSEGIAQSNPAGPADYRISSTGTTCPVNGGSLGAGSTCTVTITYYPNGVGVRHGGVLFSDSGNQQLFNLPLFGIGLGSRVAYGPSIINAFDPTVAGQSLNGPVAIQVDGAGNRVVVDILNNRVVKFDQQLTTGSVVGTGLTLPNGVAIDGSGNVYIADSAAGILMVPNENGTLNSAHQSVVTTDVSLPSGMRFDRAGNLYVADAFNNRVIKIPFEDGKVNGLHQTTVGSGFVQPNGVAIDPSGTVYVADTGNNRVVRVAPNGAQSTVSIDIGQINNLALEAPGDVTLDAAGDLYISDTNNYRIIYVSADGLVQAVVPGAQTPSQPGYGAFGGIWIDPIGWLYIPDFLANRIEEVQNFPFPLNFPLTPIGATSQPQVIQTSNIGNTPLSIKKLSFPKDFQQQSVGSAPVPDCSGTSTLASGTSCLIGVVFQPSKSGTFQENLNVVNDDLNTPPPYNTDVFPLSGTAQSILSVTPLSLTFAVTPDGSVSAAQTLTITNLTKSSTSLTFSFTGSNPSDFGISSQTCGSTLAGKTSCTVSVVFKPVLPENGARSAQLLIASGVAGGSVTVALNGTATIPALVASPNSLTFPPTPEFTQSQMAFTLTNLTFVPVYLRFSTTLNPVAFTPLPSPGCNGLIAANSSCTVGVIFRPTVYDPINPANNLLTDVLTVLGSTDGINYNFSTTVSLAGVVTAPPAGVVAALGKVLPNARVTLSPSNVSFGQQSLFTAASTTLNVTNHTGLASYLSLTVPTGYAANSSCPAVLKSGTSCQVTLSFRPDTAGSHDGYLTTTLIPVNGSASHSSRVSVSGTGK
- a CDS encoding ABC transporter substrate-binding protein, which translates into the protein MHNRKRLAAGFALVALGPLALSLTGCKQPAPLPNTVTMLIESSPANLDPRIGTDGQSEHIDALIFDALVRRDEHFNVQPWLAERWETPNPQTYIFHLHSGVHFHDGRLLTARDVKWTLDTILHGPIITAKAGAFQNIESVEAPDATTVIVRLKKPDAALLWNLSDGAIGIVPEGSGREFGQHPVGSGPYRFVRMEQDKEVVLERSSTSWQPQPNIEHIRFAVVPDAITRALEMEKGSADVCINALTADMTNALMKRPDLVVETKPGTVLNYISFNVSDPALRDVRVRQAIAYAINRPLIIHSLWRDRARSAESLLPPDHWAWSPNLPHYDYDPQHANSILDEAGLKRGPDGVRFHLTLKTSTDETSRLLAMILQQELRQIGIELEVRSFEFASFYADITRGAFQVYTLRWQGGNEDPDIFRYAYHTASLPPHGANRGRYLNPALDQLLNDAAKVSDQNQRRRDYEQAQQILARDLPSINLWYLDTVMIHNRRLEDLQPSSSGNFDFLRTAKLRP
- a CDS encoding anhydro-N-acetylmuramic acid kinase → MRRTQAESADKPMIVAGVMSGTSADGVDVALVRIRPKGAGPDLELDLKLIAHVSFPFSTALRRSVLDAMDARSTTTAELARLNWRLGITYAEAVRSTLAEHPVKLQLIGCHGQTVYHQAKPERYAGRTFACTWQIGEMALLAREMRVPVVSNFRPADMAAGGQGAPLVPLLDYVLFRDAKRGRVLQNLGGIGNLTAVPRSAGISQVLAFDTGPANMVIDAVTQLLFQQSFDRGGHIAARGRVLEEVLTPLLRQPFFSAAPPKTAGREEFGSEYARKFAALCSRASTQPEDAVATATALTARSIGLAYERFVQPLMQGAAVDYVLSGGGSQNATLVEMLRATLEPLHCRIMTSDDLGLPSQAKEATAFALLAWQTWHHRPGNVPSATGATEAALLGQITYA
- the nagZ gene encoding beta-N-acetylhexosaminidase, with the protein product MAARTLRQLVGELLIVGVEGTQLTPVERAWIKLLQPGGVILFRRNIEDVSQTRDLLASVSELSSASAIRCVDVEGGLVDRLRDVIAPMPSASAVAATGSKVMAERHGELIGREVRALGFNTTLAPVLDLALPASAAVMQTRTTSPDPAEVATYAAAFLKGLRKSGAIGCGKHFPGLGGGTLDSHQATPSILRSWDELWSEDMLPYRELASALPMVMVSHASYPATKGAPVPASVSKYWITDILRKKIGYRGLILSDDMEMGGILSHASIEEAAVSAVLAGTDRIEICHSPALILRAFESLLTEAERSAAFRRRISNTASRLARWKRKFVAKVAPQLNVARMERLRQETKRFTAEVEEAGARRQG